A stretch of the Candidatus Saccharimonadales bacterium genome encodes the following:
- a CDS encoding GAP family protein, translating into MLIISLIAIALVDSLNPSIILMTLYLLSTEKPMRRTASYISAVFLTNWALGSLAFFGLGAVFSILLDRILSTTAWWVYALQFVAAILLLYFAFSMKNTQDASLKKKPRAINPKATFALGIGTTFLEFSTAAPYLAAIATLTRADVSAVYAVTSLAMYNIFYMIIPLVFVAVYIFKREQAAEILVRISKRLSRIIRKSAKVLFFVLGIILLLDFVGYLFGRPFLVF; encoded by the coding sequence ATGCTTATCATTTCTTTGATAGCCATCGCTCTCGTAGATAGCTTGAATCCTTCTATCATTCTGATGACGCTGTACCTGCTGAGCACCGAAAAGCCAATGCGTCGTACGGCAAGTTACATATCAGCAGTCTTTCTCACTAACTGGGCTTTGGGTTCACTGGCGTTCTTTGGTCTAGGAGCTGTATTTAGCATTTTACTAGATAGGATCTTATCGACGACCGCATGGTGGGTATATGCACTTCAGTTTGTTGCCGCTATTCTATTGTTGTACTTTGCGTTTTCAATGAAAAACACACAAGATGCATCATTAAAAAAGAAGCCTCGTGCGATAAATCCGAAAGCAACTTTCGCTTTGGGCATAGGTACAACATTCTTAGAATTTTCAACAGCCGCACCTTATCTGGCGGCCATTGCCACACTTACGAGAGCCGATGTATCTGCAGTCTATGCAGTTACTTCGCTTGCCATGTATAACATCTTCTACATGATTATCCCCCTCGTGTTCGTAGCCGTGTATATTTTTAAGCGCGAACAAGCCGCCGAAATATTGGTAAGAATAAGCAAACGATTAAGCCGAATCATTCGTAAGTCGGCTAAAGTTCTCTTTTTTGTACTGGGTATAATTCTGCTCCTGGACTTTGTAGGCTATCTATTCGGCAGACCATTCTTAGTTTTCTAA
- a CDS encoding polysaccharide deacetylase family protein codes for MKTFVTAFVSGILTLLCVFTPLASAQATQTQSSAMQRDVSSDALDVASSYSVPRCGNTGSRVLLSYDDWSYGAPTRMVSQAKLLKSRGVGAMFFPVQQLNINYQNANGVNLVTQVRDQGQYVGNHTWSHLKLTNYGTATIKSQIGKGAGGYKSATSSPGYLRPPYGAYNATVKNIAESMDYHVCTWTLDTKDYAGKTASQICSYVKANAKPGSVVLMHLQTKAYDATNCIVNGLRAKGLSLCRPYKVNGVIARAPIRAPYPLQC; via the coding sequence GTGAAAACATTCGTTACCGCTTTCGTATCGGGCATACTGACATTACTCTGCGTATTCACGCCACTCGCGTCCGCACAAGCGACTCAGACGCAAAGCAGTGCCATGCAGCGCGATGTGTCCTCAGATGCACTTGACGTAGCCAGCTCATACTCGGTACCACGCTGTGGTAATACCGGTTCGCGTGTACTGCTATCGTATGACGATTGGTCGTATGGTGCACCGACCCGGATGGTATCACAGGCAAAACTGCTCAAAAGCCGCGGCGTCGGCGCCATGTTTTTCCCGGTGCAACAGCTGAACATAAATTACCAGAATGCTAATGGCGTTAATCTGGTGACTCAAGTTCGCGATCAAGGCCAGTACGTCGGCAATCACACCTGGAGCCACCTGAAACTGACGAACTACGGTACCGCAACCATCAAATCACAAATCGGCAAAGGCGCGGGAGGCTATAAATCAGCGACAAGCAGTCCCGGTTACTTGCGTCCACCGTACGGTGCCTACAACGCGACCGTCAAAAATATTGCCGAAAGCATGGACTATCATGTGTGCACCTGGACGCTAGACACCAAGGATTATGCCGGCAAAACAGCCAGTCAGATATGCTCCTATGTCAAAGCCAACGCCAAGCCCGGCTCGGTCGTCCTGATGCATCTGCAGACTAAGGCGTACGACGCAACAAACTGTATCGTCAATGGCCTGCGCGCCAAAGGGCTGAGCCTGTGCCGGCCGTACAAAGTAAATGGCGTAATTGCCCGTGCGCCAATTCGCGCGCCGTATCCATTACAGTGCTGA
- a CDS encoding undecaprenyl-diphosphate phosphatase encodes MSILEAILLGTIEGVTEFLPISSTGHLTIVEKLLGYSIDDPDITAFTAIIQVGAVLATLLYFRKDIFTIVSAWLQGVFHKDRRHEAGYRYGWAIILGSIPIGIIGLLFKDQIETVLRSLWYVGFALLLWSGVMWYADHKGTQRRGETSVTWKDTLIIGITQCLALIPGVSRSGATMSAGLLRGLDRVTVTKLSFFLSIPALLAAGTLQSISEFSNISNGVGWTATLIATFVSFVVAYITVAWLLKFIAGHTYTPFIIYRLILGSILLISLFTGTISAT; translated from the coding sequence ATGAGTATCCTTGAAGCAATACTGCTTGGCACCATTGAGGGTGTAACTGAATTTTTACCTATATCAAGTACCGGCCACCTGACAATTGTCGAGAAGCTACTTGGCTATTCGATCGACGATCCTGACATTACGGCTTTTACGGCAATCATTCAAGTCGGCGCCGTGCTTGCGACATTACTGTACTTTCGTAAAGATATATTTACTATTGTTTCCGCCTGGCTGCAAGGAGTGTTTCATAAAGACCGAAGACACGAAGCTGGCTACCGCTACGGCTGGGCGATTATTCTCGGCTCCATACCGATTGGTATAATTGGGCTGCTCTTCAAAGATCAAATCGAAACGGTACTTCGAAGCCTGTGGTACGTCGGGTTTGCCTTGCTGTTATGGAGTGGAGTTATGTGGTACGCCGACCATAAAGGCACGCAACGACGAGGCGAAACATCGGTTACCTGGAAAGACACATTAATCATCGGCATCACGCAGTGTCTCGCGCTGATACCTGGCGTGTCCCGCTCCGGCGCCACTATGTCGGCCGGGCTATTGCGCGGCCTGGACCGCGTGACTGTCACTAAATTATCATTTTTCCTATCAATCCCGGCCCTGCTTGCGGCCGGCACGCTGCAATCGATCAGTGAATTCAGTAACATTAGCAACGGTGTGGGGTGGACTGCAACGCTGATTGCCACGTTCGTCAGCTTCGTCGTTGCGTACATAACTGTCGCCTGGCTACTCAAATTCATTGCCGGGCACACATATACGCCATTTATTATCTACCGGCTTATTCTCGGTAGTATTCTGTTGATTTCACTATTCACTGGCACTATTTCTGCGACCTGA
- a CDS encoding DUF350 domain-containing protein codes for MTYFAVLNTTLTDQLALFGLIAAYSVVGVLIMVGCTLLSNYIFKLNIKKELLDDHNMAFGIMLAGLFIAISIIVAASIIG; via the coding sequence ATGACATACTTTGCCGTGCTAAATACAACTTTGACTGATCAGTTAGCTTTATTTGGGCTTATCGCCGCGTATTCCGTCGTCGGTGTCTTGATAATGGTCGGTTGCACACTGTTATCCAATTACATATTCAAGCTAAACATAAAAAAAGAGCTGCTTGATGATCACAATATGGCGTTTGGAATTATGCTTGCCGGATTATTTATCGCGATCTCTATTATTGTTGCTGCCAGTATCATCGGGTAG
- a CDS encoding glutathionylspermidine synthase family protein — protein sequence MRRVTMTPRPDWPEKCQQVGFNFYDLASENNEPYWRESAAYEVTMTEVDAIEEATEELYAMCLKAVDFAISNQRLHEFEIPEQFWPYITEAWQHKQPTVFGRFDLAWLPDNSVKLLEFNADTPTSLLETSVVQWFWMKDMFGDSKDQFNSLHEQLIDRWKNIRVKDWRLPQNAPLYMASLRDNGDGQLIVEDYDNVAYMAEVAKAAGFSPRQIFMEDISWSDQYQSFVDKDKQPIRHLYKLYPWEWLVHEGFSSNILAAGPRTIWIEPIWKMLLSNKQLLVLLWELYPGHRLLLPAFNTKVPLQGKKHVRKPKLGREGANVHIFGQDGSLLESQAGGYGAEGYVWQEYISLPHFDGWNAVIGSWIVGDTPAGIDFRETSTLVTGDMAFFVPHYIS from the coding sequence ATGCGACGAGTCACGATGACACCGCGGCCTGACTGGCCTGAAAAATGCCAGCAAGTCGGCTTTAACTTTTACGATTTAGCCTCAGAAAATAATGAGCCGTACTGGCGCGAGTCCGCAGCCTACGAGGTAACGATGACGGAGGTAGACGCCATCGAGGAAGCGACTGAGGAACTTTATGCTATGTGCCTGAAGGCAGTCGATTTTGCAATTTCCAACCAAAGACTACATGAATTTGAGATTCCAGAACAATTTTGGCCGTACATCACTGAGGCGTGGCAGCATAAACAGCCGACCGTTTTTGGCAGATTTGACCTGGCTTGGTTACCCGATAATTCTGTAAAGCTGCTTGAGTTCAATGCCGACACTCCAACATCATTACTCGAAACATCCGTCGTGCAATGGTTTTGGATGAAAGATATGTTTGGTGATAGCAAAGATCAATTCAACAGCCTGCACGAACAGCTGATCGACCGCTGGAAAAACATTCGCGTCAAAGATTGGCGGCTGCCCCAAAACGCGCCACTGTACATGGCTTCGCTGCGGGATAACGGCGACGGTCAGCTCATCGTAGAAGATTATGATAACGTCGCTTACATGGCAGAGGTAGCGAAAGCTGCTGGTTTTTCACCACGCCAGATATTTATGGAAGATATCAGCTGGAGTGATCAATATCAGTCATTCGTCGATAAAGACAAACAGCCTATACGCCATTTATACAAATTATACCCCTGGGAATGGTTAGTACATGAAGGTTTTTCATCTAACATACTCGCTGCCGGGCCGCGGACAATATGGATTGAACCGATTTGGAAAATGCTCCTGAGTAATAAACAGCTGCTTGTACTGCTATGGGAACTATACCCTGGTCACCGTCTACTGTTGCCTGCCTTTAACACCAAGGTCCCGTTGCAAGGCAAAAAGCATGTTCGTAAGCCAAAACTCGGACGCGAAGGTGCAAATGTTCATATATTTGGACAGGATGGCAGCCTGCTCGAATCACAAGCAGGTGGTTATGGCGCTGAGGGATACGTTTGGCAGGAATACATATCATTGCCCCATTTTGATGGCTGGAATGCGGTCATTGGAAGCTGGATTGTCGGCGACACGCCTGCCGGTATCGACTTCCGGGAAACCTCAACGCTTGTAACAGGCGATATGGCGTTCTTCGTGCCGCATTATATATCGTAG
- a CDS encoding PBP1A family penicillin-binding protein, which translates to MKNARIFRALTAFYGYSLRKKILIIGLAGMLGLLLISLLTFAWFARDIADRERLMNRNNTGIRLLDKDGRSFYTFGRVKEQNDIKLDQISDNIERALVASEDKDFYEHGGFSIRGIGGAIVGNALNRDATAYGGSTITQQLVKNNLLSDSKTFLRKYQELSIAIAVDRNYTKDEILEMYLNSVYYGEGAFGIDQAAKVYFNKTPQELSLAESSLLIGILPAPSAYSPISGDPAKAERQQQRVLNRMASLNYISQSEADTALQEQLTYGTGLDATNTHAQHFSEMVINELNKRYGEERVTRSGFEVTTSLQLDWQKAAEQQVKTRVAQLSAQGGRNASVVAVDPGTGAVRALVGSADWNNEQFGKVNMALTPRQPGSSFKPIYFAEAMDRKLISPATILRDTPRTFGSYAPENYDFKYAGNITARKALAQSRNLTAIEVMEKLGIDDSITEAQQMGLKTINGTSQQYGLALALGTAETPLMDMTNAYAAYANGGNQFDPTTIISIKDKFGKTIYDYAPIQKEVQSPEASYLISSVLSDVQARGPTFSSLNIPGKSVAVKTGTTNDNHDAWTIGYTPGIAVGVWVGNNENQAMTGVAGASGAGPIWRATMERILSDIPSRSFARPANVEAVSICSANGRRALTGGSGTYTEYFIAGTGPRETCNAPQPVEKPKDDTKKKQDDKPEDTTDQGTDEDTTTPATPPQNQTPTPTPQPLAACNDKLDNDGDGKIDAADSGCTDTTDNDETNTPTPTTPVNPVAPGRL; encoded by the coding sequence ATGAAGAATGCGAGAATTTTCCGTGCATTGACGGCATTTTACGGCTATAGTCTGCGCAAAAAAATCCTTATTATCGGACTCGCCGGCATGCTGGGCTTGCTGCTCATATCATTGCTCACCTTTGCCTGGTTTGCACGTGATATAGCAGACCGCGAACGATTGATGAACCGCAACAATACCGGTATCCGTTTGCTTGATAAGGACGGCAGGTCTTTCTATACTTTTGGCCGGGTTAAGGAACAAAATGACATCAAACTCGATCAGATTTCAGACAATATAGAGCGTGCGCTCGTAGCCAGCGAAGACAAAGACTTTTATGAGCATGGCGGCTTTTCAATCCGCGGTATCGGTGGTGCGATTGTTGGCAATGCGCTCAATAGGGACGCCACGGCCTACGGCGGCTCCACTATCACACAGCAGCTTGTCAAAAATAATCTCTTGTCAGACAGCAAAACATTCCTTCGCAAATACCAGGAATTATCCATCGCTATTGCCGTTGATCGTAATTACACGAAAGATGAAATACTCGAAATGTATCTCAATTCAGTCTATTACGGCGAGGGAGCGTTCGGCATAGACCAGGCAGCCAAAGTCTATTTCAATAAGACACCTCAGGAACTGTCACTCGCTGAAAGCAGCTTGTTGATCGGCATACTACCAGCACCGAGTGCCTACTCGCCAATTTCAGGCGATCCAGCCAAGGCCGAGCGCCAGCAGCAACGCGTACTGAACCGCATGGCCAGCCTGAACTATATTAGCCAGAGCGAGGCCGATACCGCACTCCAAGAACAACTGACGTACGGTACTGGTCTGGATGCGACCAATACGCACGCTCAGCACTTCTCAGAAATGGTTATTAACGAGCTCAATAAACGCTACGGTGAGGAGCGTGTGACGCGTTCTGGATTTGAAGTGACCACCAGTCTGCAGCTCGACTGGCAGAAGGCAGCCGAGCAACAAGTTAAAACCCGCGTCGCACAGCTAAGCGCCCAAGGCGGCCGTAATGCCAGTGTTGTTGCCGTCGATCCAGGTACCGGAGCGGTGCGGGCCCTCGTCGGCAGTGCCGATTGGAACAATGAACAATTCGGTAAGGTCAATATGGCGCTGACTCCACGCCAGCCCGGATCAAGCTTCAAGCCTATCTACTTTGCTGAAGCCATGGACCGCAAACTGATTAGCCCGGCGACTATCCTGCGTGATACGCCGCGGACATTCGGCAGCTATGCGCCCGAAAATTACGACTTTAAATACGCCGGCAACATAACTGCCCGCAAAGCACTGGCTCAATCACGCAATCTGACAGCAATCGAAGTCATGGAAAAACTCGGCATTGATGATTCTATAACCGAAGCGCAGCAGATGGGTCTCAAAACAATTAATGGTACATCACAGCAGTACGGGCTGGCGCTGGCGCTGGGAACTGCCGAAACGCCGCTCATGGACATGACGAATGCTTATGCTGCCTACGCTAATGGTGGCAACCAGTTCGATCCGACAACGATTATTAGTATTAAAGATAAATTTGGTAAAACAATTTATGATTACGCACCTATACAAAAGGAAGTTCAAAGTCCTGAGGCTTCGTATCTTATATCATCAGTCTTGTCCGACGTGCAAGCCCGCGGCCCGACGTTTAGCAGTTTGAATATACCAGGCAAATCTGTGGCCGTCAAAACCGGAACTACTAACGACAATCATGACGCCTGGACAATCGGCTACACACCGGGCATTGCCGTCGGCGTCTGGGTCGGCAACAATGAAAACCAGGCGATGACCGGTGTTGCTGGCGCATCCGGAGCCGGACCAATCTGGCGCGCTACCATGGAGCGAATTCTCAGCGATATACCATCACGGTCATTTGCCCGGCCAGCAAATGTCGAAGCCGTCTCAATTTGTAGTGCCAATGGCCGGCGTGCGCTGACTGGTGGTAGCGGCACCTACACTGAATACTTTATTGCTGGCACCGGGCCACGCGAAACCTGCAATGCGCCGCAACCAGTCGAAAAGCCAAAGGACGATACCAAGAAAAAACAAGACGACAAACCAGAAGATACCACCGATCAAGGCACTGATGAAGACACAACCACACCGGCTACTCCACCCCAAAATCAAACGCCCACCCCAACACCGCAACCATTAGCCGCTTGTAATGATAAGTTAGATAATGATGGCGATGGCAAGATCGATGCCGCTGACTCCGGTTGTACCGACACGACGGACAATGACGAAACAAATACGCCGACACCGACGACGCCCGTTAACCCTGTAGCACCTGGCAGGTTATAG